A window of Microtus pennsylvanicus isolate mMicPen1 chromosome 16, mMicPen1.hap1, whole genome shotgun sequence genomic DNA:
TTTGTATCCTGATTGGTATTAAGCTAGTCTCGTTCAAACCTATTTTCCTAAACCAGAAAACCAGATACACTTTTATGATATTATTTTAGTCAAGAGGAAGCGTGGTAGTATCTGTCCCAGGATGTGTGGACACCCTGTGTGGGGTTAGTCTTGTAGATCAGACACCTTCAGCTGTTCCGCCTGACCTGCTTCTAAGTCTCCTTGAGATCCTGGAATGGATGCTGTTATGACAAGGGCACTCATGCAGGCCCCTGGGCAAAGCCATTCGAACTGGCTCTGTCGCTTTTCGGTTCCCTCCCTTTTATGGTTCAGTGTTCAGCACAGGAGATTCCTCTTTTGAGCATTAGTGTGCCAATGATTTTGCTAAAATCTTTACTCATATTTTAGATCTTATTCAATAGACaggggcaagcagatctcttggagtccagtctggtctacataagtAACTCCAGGCCGGTCTACATAAGTAACTCCAGGCCAACCGGGCTGTCTATTAAGAAAGTTTCTCAAAAAGTAAgaacaaaatacatacatacatacatacatacacacacacacacacacacatatatatatatctttgcttttatttaaaacattgaaagGGTTCTGGGGCTAGAGAGGCGGCTCACTTGGCTAAAAGCTCTTGCTgctctcttccagaggccccaagtttggttcctagaactTGCATCCAGGGCTTACAACTCCCTGTAGTGCTGGCTCCAGGGCATTCAGTGCCTGTGGTTCTGAGGGCACTGCCCATGATCACACAggcacatagttaaaaataaaaccatcccTAAAACGAACACTTCAAGTGCAGGTGGCCTGCTAACACAGAAAGGGGCATCCATCCGACGTGCCTGCGGTGTTTCCAGGTCACGTGGCCTCCTTTCCCGAGCTCCTGCCCGTTGTTCTTCGCTATGCCTGATTTCCAGCAAAGCTTGCCTCATCCTAAGCAGGTTTAGGAGTGCACTGAACACCCTTGTAGTCTTTCCCCATAACGAACCCCATGCCTCTGTGCGTTGTTTGTGTGGTAGATGCATGCCATTCCGCTGAGGTCTTCCTGGGTGATGACCTGCGCCTATGCCCCGTCTGGGAACTATGTTGCCTGTGGAGGCTTGGACAACATCTGCTCCATATACAACCTGAAGACGCGTGAGGGGAACGTGCGGGTGAGCAGAGAACTGCCAGGGCACACAGGTGAGCCATTTACCTGCCGCCAGGTCCCCGTCTCCCCCTTCCTGACAGCGGGCACACAGGTGAGCCGTTTACCCGCCGCCAGGTCCCCCGTCTCCCCCTTCCTGACAGCGGGCACACAGGTGAGCCATTTACCCGCCGCCCGGTCCCCGTCTCCCCCTTCCTGACAGCGGGCACACAGGTGAGCCGTTTACCCGCCGCCAGGTGCCCGTCTCCCCCTTCCTGACAGCGGGCACACAGGTGAGCCATTTACCCGCCGCCAGGTCCCCGTCTCCCCCTTCCTGACAGCGGGCACATAGGTGAGCCATTTATCCCCGCTCGGTCCCCGTCTCCCCCTTCCTGACAGCTGAGCAAGGATTCTTGGCAGACTGTGACCAGAGGGAAGCAGCAATTACTGTGGTTTGGAAAGTACTAGCTCCCAGAATGCATATGCACTCCAGTCATTGTTACTTCATTTTGTTGCTGGGGCTGCCCCTGgggccttgagctcactgagCATGCACCCTGCATGGAGGTGGACTCCTatccctctgttttcttctttcaaatataACTATTGCTTTGTAAGCATGATAAATTTTgctacccccccaaaaaaatccagACAAtcctaaaaaatacaaaagaaagcaaatccAGCCTTCTGCGCTTTCTGCTGCCCTGGAACAAGGTTCGGGACTGTATTGGCTGGCTGCTGGGATCATGTCTCCAGCAGCACTGTCACCGGGCGGGCAGCGGTGCTTAGTCCCCAGGCCCTGTTATTCAGGAGGCCCCTGCCACTCCGATCCTTCCCGTCTGTGGTTTGGGTGCTGCCGGCTGACCACTCCCTGCTGTCTGGGGACTCTGGAATGCTGATGGACAGGAATCATGCAGATGTTGCATCTCCCATAACACGTTCACAGTATTTTTAGggtcttccccagtgctgggcccATTCTGCCATAGGTTCTAGGCTATAGGAGCAAACTCTCTCGGGTGTGTCCAACCTGCAGCCTACAGACTACAAGGAGCCCAGGGAAGCTATGAATGCAGCCCAACACACTGTCACAaatatactgaaaataaaaacactcctcacaatttttaaaaatccaactgATTGGTTCTTAAGCGTGAATTTTGTAGATGACAGTGTTGTGGTCACAGTGTCAAGGTTAAACACTGTGCTGCGGCTAACAGGCTACCGTGCTTGATGCGGTCACTTTGAGTGCTCCCGTGTGATACATGAGAGCCTCAGAAGACAGCGAGGAACTGGAACCATTAAAGCAGAGCCACATGGCCCACTGACAAGGCCCTGTTGCCCGAGTTTTTATCCTAATCCTGTGTCACTGGATCGGTGGCCTGACATTTCTGCTCTCCGCTGCAGGCTACTTGTCCTGCTGTCGATTCCTAGATGACGGACAGATCATCACCAGCTCAGGAGACACGACTTGGTGAGTTCCTTCCCAAAGAAGCCTGTCTTCGTGGGCACAGACCCTGGGGCGGGATGCAGTCATTTTGTGTCTGCCCTTTTTCGTTTCCTCACAGTGCTCTGTGGGACATCGAGACGGGGCAGCAGACTACGACCTTCGCAGGACACTCGGGTGACGTGATGAGTCTCTCACTGAGTCCTGACCTGAAGACCTTTGTTTCTGGTGCTTGTGACGCGTCTTCAAAGCTGTGGGATGTCCGAGACGGCATGTGTAGACAGTCTTTCACAGGACACATCTCGGACATCAATGCTGTCAGCGTAAGTGAAGCACGCTTGGCTTTTtgttctgttggtttgttttggggACAGAGTCGTGTAGCCCAGACTATGAGGCTGATGAAACCCCCTACTTCCGATCCCCCTGACCCTCTCAAAACTGCACTGTCTAAGTGCTGAACATGACACCATTATAACAAACAGAGTGCTTTTGTGATTCTTACGACCAGCATCTTTTAAGCCGTACTGAGGAGTGTCTACGGAAGTTAGGTCATTTTAGATATGATTAACTTAGGCAAGTGGAAATCATATTAGTATGTCTTTATTGGCCAGGGCTAGCCAGGGGTTAGTCAGGACTACAGTTTTCCTTTGGGGGCAGGCCCTGTCCTTGAACTGCTGTGGGGGCTGGCGCAGGCCTGGCCCGGCCTGGGCTGTTGCGGGTGTTGAATATTGATTGTCCTTTGTTCTTAGCTTTTCCTAAGAAACCGCTTGTTCAATCTCAGGAAACTGGAAATAAGCCTGGTCTCTGAGAGAAGCGTGAGCACCTGTTATGGCATCCGCTCGGTCCATCCCTAGCTAACAGAA
This region includes:
- the Gnb4 gene encoding guanine nucleotide-binding protein subunit beta-4 isoform X2, with the protein product MHAIPLRSSWVMTCAYAPSGNYVACGGLDNICSIYNLKTREGNVRVSRELPGHTGYLSCCRFLDDGQIITSSGDTTCALWDIETGQQTTTFAGHSGDVMSLSLSPDLKTFVSGACDASSKLWDVRDGMCRQSFTGHISDINAVSFFPSGYAFATGSDDATCRLFDLRADQELLLYSHDNIICGITSVAFSKSGRLLLAGYDDFNCSVWDALKGSRAGVLAGHDNRVSCLGVTDDGMAVATGSWDSFLRIWN